The genomic stretch ATTGCTATTCACTCGttataacaaatcggtaatggacatcggtataaaatgtgtttattatagttttgtcTAGGTAGTAAAATTAATTATgtgaaatttcttatttttattcactTTATCTCTTTGTtataatatgataataaaatgaCCTATATGATAGTGTATTTTTAATGAatggtcataccatatgaagcaTTTAGAAGTATTCAAAGTAAACTGTAAATGATTTCAAGGTTTGAAATACAATAACGTTTTCTCCATAAAAAGAATTTTTCTGTTGAATTCATCGTACCGATGAACATAGTAATGGCGTTATGACTCATTTGATATCAGTTTTAAGTGACACAGAAGATTAAAAATCACTGGTATTTTGCTTGTATCTTTAGAAGGAcgaaatttcaaaacatttgcaacaataaatttgcatttttacagctatcatacagaaatgtataaaaaatttaatccaaatatataaatagtaaaaaataCTTCAATTAACGGCAATGAACGGTTAAGATATAACATCATTGATGAAAAAAGattctgattttttaaaagttgttGGTTCTTTTGTatataatacaataaaacattttaagaaaaaacataAACGGAGTAACCTGATATTTAACTTGCCATGTTAAGATGACAATACACGGAAAACCCCAATACTTAAAAATACATCTGCAATGGGATTTATATTGAGTGGTAAGTTACATGAGTAGTGGAAATGCGTACATATGATACATTATGTTatctatttttaattaaaaagatgtataaataaaaagtaaaattttaatatttctctATATTGATACTTACCAAACCAAGGCAACATGACAATGAACCAGATCAAATTTGTTCTAACTTCgtgtcttttaatttttagcaAGATACAAGGTAAGTGTTctttttgtttactttctttCTTATGTGTAAGCTTCCTGTCTTAGGAACACCCTTAATTGGGTAATGGAGAATATTTAAtggtaaagatatatataaaatcccttttttttattttcataagatATATACAGAATCAGTTTATTATAAAGAATGTGTTTTCTATTATGCAACTCAAACTTCTAAAGTCGGCACGTTATTTGTCAtcttttatattgaaatgtattgTTGAACCAacctttttaaatgtaacaagTTTGATTAAGACACTTCTTTAACAAAAACAGCAAAGAATCTTAACTGGTCACATACGGGGCTACACTAATGTCTTTTTATTATGCTTCATCTTTTAACATAAGATGTTACTTTTTCTTTTCATCTGATTtggaatttttttcatttttatgaaaaaattaaaaaaaaatactttagcTTTTCAAGAGTTGGATAACTTTTTTGTCAAAACTTATGAAATAAATAAGACAGGATTTAGATACCAGAACTGAATACATTTACGTCGAAAATGTATTCTTACAGAACAGATACTGAAATGTGATAAAAACACTTCAGCATTtatcttcattttattttcaatggaCTTCttacaatgaaataaatgaaacttaaATAAAAACTGCATATAATAATGACAATGTAATGGAGTATCTAAATTACAACAcgtgtttatcttttatatttcagATGTTTATTCAATTACTGtgcaaataaatcaaaacatatctGGAGTAATAGATGAAAGTGGTACACAAATAAAATGCTCATTCACAAGGCGCAATGTTATCAAAATATTTGCCATCGAATTTAAAGCCGAAAATGAAACTGTTGTAACAATTTTACCAGACGATAAACCAAGATTTACATCAAAAGGACAGTATTTGGAAGAAAGAGTGACAGTGATGAATATAAGTAAAGATTCTACAGAGGCTATTTTGACATTCGTTAACCTTACTTGCATGGATCAAATTAATTACAGTTGTTCAGTTGTTTATCTTGACCAGAACAGTAAAACAGAAAGAAGAAACTCAGGAATGTCAACTCTTTTCGTTAAAGGTAATAATAATGTAGGCATATATAAGAAAGCTtaccataaataaacaaacactattttatagaaaaagaaattaaaataaatattaaacacattttgaaaatatcaaaaaatactATTCATATAACCCAAAAATTAGACTACCAGGATATGATTTCATAATACTTGTACTGATTCATTGTATGTCTACGATAGACAACATTTATCATTATGATAAGCAAACATAAATCATAGTTGATTTAATCTTTAGGATTATCAATGGTAATTTTACATAACTTATGTTTTAGTAGTATTGCTTTttgaagatgaaaaaaaaaaaatcaaaaatacgaTTTTCTTATCTTTTCATGTTGTGTTTGTTGAACTTGTTTCTAAAAAGCACGATAGATGAATGGCAAATGACTTAACAGTTGAATAAACAAAGTAGAGCCGTGCAAGGGAACCCCTACttaatttgaaacatttttttacagtACACCGTTTTCGGAATTTATGTCATATTGCGTTAAACATTGGATCATTCCTGCGAACTATATAGGTCAGTTATTGTTAGAACAAATGTACGGTTTATATCGTCTGCCGAGATAAACCAAGCTAaccaattataatttattttgcaGTTCCTCCTTCCAAACCTTATGTTTTAACTATAGTTAGTTCACTAAAAGACCCCACAACTACACCAACAACGTTAGAAAATACGACTAATCCGCATGTTACTGCTCGACAAAATAGATTTAAAACGACTGTTAGCCCGATCATTTCGAACCAGCACACAACAAATGACGGACAGTTAAATCATGAACCGTCAATTAACTCCACCAAATTGCAGATAGGAGATAAAATAACATTTCTTTGTACTGGAAATGTTGGAAATTCACCCGGTGTATTCATCTGGCAAAAATATAGACATGGCGAAAATCCAACAAATTATACAAATATCACTACAACTATCCAAGAGATATCTGATATGTGCTCCTACAATGGTACAAGTACCTTGACAATCCAGGTAACTGCTAGGGACAATCAGGCCATCATTCGATGTATAGTAAATTCATCATTAGCGCAACCAAATGTGTTTATAGATACAATACCACTGGAGGTTCAGTGTAAGTATTTgttcaatttctttttaattattacaTTCTGctacttttttttagtaattgaaaTTACAAAAGTGAAACAAAATTGTAAACACTAACTCAGTTTTGTCTAGAAATGCAATGTATGATCAGCTGGTATTGTACAGTTAGATTATTCAATATGACAGGTTTCATAAAATTCAATACATTAGTATGTGGTTTTTAATGCTGAATATGTATAATGGTTTGATTCTGGATTTTTATTTCCGCTTATCTGTAAGATAGAAAAGGTTGGGCGATATGTTCTACAAATAAGTATTCTTTTTTTGATGACAGAAAAACATTTGcagtatataacatgtacaaattaaatgattgTATGATACTATGGTAAATTTATGGTGGTTTTATATCAGAGTAGCTATCTCTTAACATCCAAATGTAAAAAGTCGTCAGCAAAGATACGGGACCTACAATTGCCAGATGCGGGTTTTGTCTTCACTAGACTCCTTGGAGGTGTTCAAATAGCATTTACTTATTTTATACTTTGACGTTTATATTagtcataaaatatataattcttGATTGCGATCCTGTTTCTACTTAACCATATACTAATACTGTAGTAAAGGAATATGTTAACAATGCTCCTTTAAAAAACACATCCACATGATCAAGATACCGAACATTAATATAAGCTGCCTGCTTTTCCATGTCAAGAGCAGTATTCATAAATAAGACCAAAAAAGATTCAACTTAGAtaatgtatacatacatgtatgtattatatatggTATCCTCTACTGACTGCATAATAGCACTTTTATGATAAGATTCAGTTTGTAGGTATAGTACAAGACGGATTAAACGCATGTACATGCATGACGTATTTTAAGCATTATTTTTTGGTGTTAATCAATGATCGAATaaaatttatctaattttaaCAGCTCCTGATTATGATACCACAATAGAATCTTTACAAACAACGTTAGTTACTACGATAGACAATACTGTTTCAGATTCAACCAATCAACCAGAAGTTCACAGTGCCAGTGGAAACATAGGTAATACCTAGTTTATAATGTCTGTGTTTTAACACTTTtacattaacataaaaaaatgataaaactgtaaaAGATGATggatttaaaattcaaaataatattttttctataatgccctgtaccaagtcaagaaaattgCCATTTtatgttatagttcgtttctgtttgtgttacatttaagtgttgtgtttctgttgtgttgcaGGTTTCCTTTTATATAAGTTGTGTTTCCCTCAGTtaaagtttgtaacccggatttgtgtttatctctcaatcgatttatgagtttcgaacagcggtatacttctggtGCTTTTATGATACGTTGTAACCTGTTTAAACGGACTTTCTCTAGATTTTAGGAGTAAAGAAggaacaaaagataccagaggcacaTTCAAACTCAGATAGAAATTAAAATGACAGCgtcatggcaaaaaaagaaaacgAAATGAGAActaataatagtacacaaaaaacaacatagaaagtTACAGAGTAAGAAACACGATTACCTACAAtaactggggttgatctcaggttttgcggaaggataagcagatcctgctccaaatgcaACACCGGTCGTCGTCTTGTTCATGTAATTTTGAACCCAGTAAATAAtcttattataaatatatgattttgtttATCTCTTTTCGCAGTTATTAGTGTATGTGTTGGTATAGGAGTCTTGCTTTTAGTGATAATTGCAATTTGTTGTTTTTACAAACGAAAGGGAGAAAAGTAAGTTATTTGAAGTTATTTTACTAAATTTCTATATTACGGATTATATTTGAAACTGCTACTGGTAGATAAAAATCATTTACAGCTGAGCAGCTTCGACGAGCATGATTTAACAATCCATTAAACAAGTATAAAAGTTTGGTTAGTCAAATACACCACCACATTGAATGCTTCTGAACAATAAAGATAAAATTGGAAGATGCCATGCTTATTTGCTTCTGCAAGTTTTCATTTTTCGACAACAAGTTTTAAAGTTCGGTAGACTGATATTTCCATCAGACTATCGGTACCTCAAAGAGTATTGCTGTGAACCCTACTGACCGTTTTgttaacattttcatattaagCAGATAAAAAACTTTTCAAAGACAAAAACAGATAAATCACTTGTAAAGTTGTTTAAATGTTTGCTTTTCAAATATCCCTCAAATTAGAATCTTTGATAAATTTGATGAATTTAACTTTCAAAATGCCATCATCACTGTCAGTAAATTTCCCTATGCCCCATTGTATTGCGTTTGAATATCCCAATTAAAACGCCAAgctcatacatgtcatacatgtTCTCACAATAcgtgcttgagcttttgatttcgccattttaTAAGGATTTAACTTTTTTCCTACACGGGACTTATATCCAGTCTAACAAACTGTTCCAATAAATTTAGCAGGAATCGGGTGTGTTATCGACTcaacatattatatatttggTTATCCGCACGAATTGGCTGTCCTTTACGTTGGGTTTGTGTCTCCGACCACTTGCGACACGTGTTTGCAGTATTAGACCTTTGTATGTCATAACTGTTTTCCGAAGTGCATTTTTATCGACTATGTCCTTTAaatgattttgacattttcacgGAGTGTGCGTTCACATATTGCACGCAGGAGACACTTACCCTGCACCTCCAATCAGTCAATAACCTTTGGGTGTTAATTCAATTCCATCAGTTAATGTTTGTAACCTTTATATCCATTATCCTATTTGATTGGTGAGATTTGAAAATCAGAAAAGTACTTGTACTTAAAGTAAGTAAATGATCATGAGTTGAATTTTCTTTCAGGAAAGATAGTCGATATCAGGTTACTGAAAAATCTAATATTAGCCAATCAAAACAAACGATCCATTTTAAACAAGTTTCTTCGGCAGACAGTTATGAAAAAATACCGTTGAAAATTGATACTGGAAAAGAAACAACGACGGTTGACATCGATGACATTAAAAAGCAGAATATGGTATACATAGAAACACATGAAAAagatgatgaaaataaattttccaCGTATgtattagaaatatattttttaaaaacgaAGCAATTGATAAGGGCTTTGTTGTAGCTGAGTAATACAAACTGTGGGGTATAGTTTCTTTGACTTAACGTTAATTGTTATTGATTCAATGTTGCAGGTCAAATAATAATTATCTTATTGttaatggctttttttttaacattatgcTTAACTCCTTTTAAGCAATGCGAGAATATACTATGTTTCTAAAACACTTGTCCTTAGTGTTGATGTGATAGTTGGTACTTAACGTAGCGCTTTTAGAAATTATCAAACACTGTgtcaatatatgtatatgtgcTATCATGTCCAGTATTTAACAATATACATTGTCTATACCAGCTCTTAATCAAGTGTATCAACTCTTTTCTAATTTCATCAAATTCTACAAAAAAGAAagcattgatattttaataaagaCAGCTATAAACACGGTTCCTTGCTTATGACAGGCATACAATTGTTGGAGTTAGGCGAGTTTGAGTTCATTTACTTCAATGTTTACTCGATTATTTTGACAACAAatgtgtataaaaatataatataattggTACAGTTAAGGCACGTCTCAAAAATAACGAACAGGTGTTAGTTTTGAACTAACTAGTAAACACGATGTTTCTTCCAAACAGCCTGGTCTTTATTTCCAAAACGCAATTAGTATTTAGTTTTAGAATATAACATTTGTTATAGTTTTGAATGTATAGTTTAGGTTTCTTGATTGAACCTgataatataataacaataaaaatatgttaCGTCTATTTAGGTTTCGCAGAAATTCTGCATCCCAACATAAAGAATATGCTCAAGTGAATGAAACAGATAAAACACAGCATTTAAACAATACGCAGACCCAAAAAAATTCTATTCAAAAGGGAATGTAGTGTCAGGATTCACAAAAAAGCATTAACGACCATTCGGCAaaggaaataaacaaacaaaaccttAGTGATGTAGCATTTAATGTCATTAAAGAAACAATTGATTCGTAGGTAATTTTATAGGCATACCTTTATATTTTGACATCTTCATCTTTTATTATGACAGATGATTCATGCAGAGGCTCTGTGCGATAATGGACCATATGATACCTGTGACAACCAGTTGGAACGTCTGTTAAGCGGCGCCGATGTTGTTGAGTTTATGACAAGTTTGCGAACACTTCTAACTTTAAGATATGTAAATATGTTGTGAATCATCTATGttgttataattttgttaaatgtgtaaaattcattttgttttttaatcttgCAACTTGTCTATTTATCAGGGAAAGTTGAGTGTTAACTATATTCTTATTAAAGTAGAATTATGGTGTATTTGGCTATGGTTCAAATTTTGTATGATATTTCAGTGCAATTTCCCCACCACTAATTGAAATACCAAATGTACAATTGATACGATGTGTCTGAGCGACATTCTCGATGTTTTAGACAGGAAATTTAATAAACAtatgattttatcatattcctGATTGTTACATTCTGTCTGTGTGTCCATCTGATGATCACGTCGACTTACCCTGTTTTGATCAGTTGCAGGGGTTATGTGATTCCCTTTTGTCTATTTTGTATCGATAAACAAAAAAGTATCACTTTATTGGATATTTATATTCGATCATTTGTAATCGACTTTTGTCCCCAAACGAATTGTAAttgtgtttgaaaaaatatatcaaattcatTGGAATCAGCACATTTACCAGCATGTACGTGACAATGGTATTTTAAAATATTCGTTTGAAATTTAAACGGACGTAAATAAATTGCATGTAAAAATTTCCAATTTCTATGGATGATTTGTGAAAGTTTTGGCTAtttctataatattttataacaatagttATTGTCACGATGCATCTTCTTAAGACACTTTGACATTACTTTGTTTCAATTCAAATCATCTCCGGAAAATATCAAAttgatatacataatatatatatagtaagttTTTAAGACTTGTTACGCTTGTGAAACATAATGAGTACAAGTGTGAAATATGACTTTAGTAATCGACAGCTGATAAGATGTACGTGTCCTGGTATCAAATTGCATAGTCACATGCTTTGACAAACAATAATTTCCTTATCAGctatttataaatacaaagtgtATTTGTATCTTTAACACATTACTTTTGTCATAAGTTTAAGTAGTTCGTTACCacaagtcaataaaaccacacgtgtgtaattgaaaataattGTAGACATTTACCAATGAAGAGACGACTGGAAGACATTTTTATTAATTCCAAATATACttatcaattatggacttttgACGAGGTCAATATGTTATATATGGACCTGTTTTGATTATATTTACCGAAGACAAAGTCAGAGTGTTAATATAATCTAACAGGTCCGTATATAACGTATTGGCTGAGTGAAAGTCCTTAATTTCTATATTACATCTGTAAATACTGTATTAGGAAGAATGCAAGAATTTTTGCTTGTTATAgagaatatctttttttttaaacttcatagCTTGTTGCATtagcattcatttatttttgtcgtctgcattttacataaaattcttgaaatctgaaaaacgtgcaaattttcttttttgatgCAGCGCTTCCTCCGTGGTTGTTATTTGTGacctttttcttcttcttctttcgaTTTTTACACCCTTTATAGGGTAACCATACTTTTGTATGTCGAACAGTTCCACCAccaaaaaaatagataaagaatAAATTAACAATCGTAACACAACACCATTATATACACTATTtacctcttcttttttttaagtctgtAGGTGTTTTTACAAGGGTGGTTTACAggtttattttaacttttacatgGGAAGTTTACAGTTTTTAAGACTTTTTACATGTAAAGTtagaatttttttatgatttttactctgagcatatatgttttatatatttttttttcggtCTACTGATGTTTAAAGTGATAACATTTACAGATTAGGTCACTTATTTACTCTTTAGATAATTCACAAAATGTAAAAAGGCAATATTTTTGGTCTTTGACCTTAAGGAATTCGCCTATATATCTTTCAAGTTAATTTGACACTAATTTATTCACTGTGTATTATGAGAGCAGATAGAAAGATGATGTTTTTACAACTATTTACAGTTAATTCACAGAATATTTATGAACTGAAACTCTTCAGATTTAATAAGAAAGATTATACTGTTAAGAATAGTATTAAGTAGactaattttttaaaatgtttgttaaaattttacattGCTGTCCCTCCCATCCTTGCACCCACTCTCAGGCAGCCTTTTTCTTTAATTGGTCTTTCATCACCAGTTGATATCGTGCGTTGTGTATGAGGAACACTAGTCTTCTTGATTGGAATTCTATTTGAGACATCAGGTCAGATGTGACTCtgtatatcttttgtatttttgttatgtcCATTAATACTTGAATTGTCATTTCACATGTGAGATCTTCTTGACACACATTCTCATTTGTGGTAAGTAGGTTCTTAATTGTTTGTAGTATTGGATCTCGTAGGTTATCCCACGCTTCACATTCTGTAAGCAAATGTTCTAATGTCTCTTCTTTACAGTCACAGGCTATACAATGATCTTCAGTTCCTTCTTTGTATATCTTATATCTATAGGATTGAAGTATATAAGTTCCAATTAATAGTTTTACTTAGTAGGTACTCCCTTGCTGTCTCTTAGAGATTGATGCTTGATTCGCAATATTGGATGTATTTTTCTTGGCATGAATATATCACTGTTAAGGTATCGAAAGCCGGTATAAAGCTTAGCTAGAGATGTTATTCGCTCAATCCAGTAGGCATTGATACCTTTTTTTAGCTTTATTTAACAGTTCATCCTTTTTCATCTGAATATCTAGCCACTCACTTGCATTTCCTACATCGTATTTTAGCATGATTGTTTTTACTTCAATAAACCAGCTGTTACTATTCACTGACTTGATGCACAATTGCCTCCTTGATAGTTGTTTTTGTAAACTTTCGTTGGGTTGGGTGCACACATTTATAAAGAGGGTCATAACCTTTAAGTGTATTTGTGCTCCTACTGGTAGTTTTCTCGTCAAGATGTTAATTGCGGGATCTGGTGTATTAGTTGGAAGTGACATCAGTTGCTTGAGCATTTGCTTTTGCAATTTTTCCAATTTCTCTAGATCCAGGGATCGTGGTGTTAATAGATCCATTCCATATAATAACACCGGCAAGGTGTATATTTTTAACAAGTGTATTATAGTTTCCATATCCAGTCCATTTTCACCATGGAAGCCACTGTCAAGTAGAGCACAAGCActtcttcataatttttttttatattatcctcAATATTTGCTATGATATTTTGCTTCAAAGAGTTCGTCCGGATTATTCCTAAATGCATAGCTGAGTCAACTCTTGGCATAATAGCTTTATTTAATGTATATACTCCCAGCAGCGGTTCTTTCTTTGTAGGCTTAGGTTTTATGTTAAAAGCGACGTTTTTTTCTGTAGTTCATATCCTTCCATGCCGGCAAAGGTGTTTGCCATATTAATTTGTACTTGCATATTGGTGGTCTTGTTGCTCTTGAGTGCGACATCATTTGCACATGTGCTAGTATTGCAGAGTATATTTCCAATTTACCTGTACTTGTTGCATTTGTGTGCATACTCTGAATTATTGTCCAGTGTTTATCATCAATTCCAGCATGTTAGAGCCGCTTCATAAGATGGGAATGAATAACTACATCAAAGGTTGATTTTGCGTCCAGTTCATATTCTTGATTGTTATCTTTGGCTTCACGGTATATTTCGTCAACCGGTAATGCTGTATTTGCTGGTCCTGAGACTGCTGTTAATCCTCGTTGAGTTACATTTTGTGTTGTAGGCACTGCTGGATTGATTGATCCTTACTCTTACAATTGTTTCTATCACTTTGTTTAACACAGGTAATACAGTGATTCCTCTATAATTAATTGCTATGTTTTTCTCGCCTTTGTTCCTTAACACGAGGGTGAGTAATCCCTCCTTTAGCATGTCTGGCACCTTGCCTTCTTTGAATATTATGTTGATGAGGTTCAGTAGCAACATTTCCAAATTGTTTCCTGCATGCAATTTATGTTCGACAGTGATTCCATAGATATCAGATGATTTTCCTTTATTAATTGATTTGATGGCCTTTTGTAGTTCTTCTAGTGTGGCCGGTGATATATTATTATCCCTCACCATCTCTGTAATTAATCCTATTTCATATTCTACTTCCTGGTGATATTGTCTATTCTCTAAGACTGTAGATTCCTCTGGAGTTGCAAAGTTTATAAAGTGCTGTTTCACGCCTTCCATAACATTTTGTTCAGCAGACATACATATGTCTCCTACATGCAGATTCATGATAGCATTGACTCTGGTCTTTCTATTGCTTTTTACAACTTGTTTCCATTATGACCTCATGACGTCAAAAAtctaaattaataatattttcatatagaCCACCAATATACGTATTAATAGAAACAAGTCGTCAAAGACGTAAAATAATCTTTGAAACACGTGATCGTCATATCCAATGAAAACAGTAGAATGCTACGCCACATGTAATATTGAATTATACATCTTAATTGGTAACTGGTGCAGTTAATTCGTACCATTAATGAACTATTTGTTGCTTTTGTCATTTTGTCAAAGTAATATTGTTTTGTTCATTATCAGTTGTGTATGTTAATGATAAATATCTTCTTGTTAtcttatatgttacatatttattaaaaatcttttgttgctgtaaattttataaaataatctgTAGATTTTCACATTTTCTTACTTTGTTTTTCGATTTACTTTGTCACTTATGTTAACatgtgtgacttggatggatagttgtctcattggcactcatactacatacATATATCTATTTCGTTGCTTTAAATTGATTTTGCATTCATCtatttataagaaaaaagaaaacaagtcaGCAGTATTCTCTTACTTTACTTTGGTGACTATATGGAACGCATCTATCTCATCGAACTAGAGaaaaaggatactacagatacagttaagtctgtctcatatcttgacttgcacctagaaattgacattgatttaaaaaattcttATTAAGCTATGAAATAATAGATATTAATGCCTGAAAgtgtttaaatttatattttttcactttaaatTATTATTGGATTTtaagtcatgttatttttttgtcttcctagatataagaagatgaggtatgagtgccaatgagacagctctctcattcaagtcataatttgtaaaagtaaaccattacagatTAAAATACGATCTTCAACAAGGAGACTCGTCTCATATCGAAAAGTAAAATATATAGTGGCCCCAAAAAATGACGTGTAAAACCATTTCAATGGGGACAAAAactgtctaatttatataaaaaacaagaaacgagaaacaatgttttgttaaataaacGGAGGATTTGTTATTTACctttctatgttttttttgtacTTATGCAAGTATATATAAGAAAGGAAATGTGGTGTAAATCACAGTAAGaaaactattcacaagagaccaaatgatgttacCAGCatgtatttgtaataaaaaaaaatccgtgtCAGTGTATGctggcgtttttttttttttttgtagcagttcagtgtttctgttattctGTTGTAGTCCTCTAATAGTTGTTGTGTTTCCATCGATTATGGTCTGTGACCAGGATTTGTTTTTACcttatcgatttatgactattgaaaagcggtatactactgttgtttttattttttttacaatatcagGGGAACACATATTTACTGCAATGCACGATATTATAGTAATACACCAAGACGTAACATAATCGTGTGTTTTTGGCGcttctgataaaaaaaacctcCAGTTTGGTTATGTATAAAACGTTACCAGTATTTATATCTCTCTTACTATTGATATGTGCAATTAATGTTTCAATGTAAACTGATTTATGTTGCTTGTAAGAGGTGTgcaagataccaaagagacattcgAACTTATATATCTAAGATGTTGTCGTAACTACTTGATTTTCATGAAAACATGGAGTCATAATAGTATTACGGTAactgatataattgtttaaaatgtcaaatgatttgttttaaaaaattcaaatttatccCTTCTAAAATTTTccattaaacaaattatttttttctaatcatgTCATTTAAAGTAAAATCGTTAATTTCGTCATGTTCTTATGACATACATTTTACTGAATTAATGTCAGGCAATGTGACGGCAACCAATCAATACAATAAACATTCCAGACTGTAGCATAATCCAGTTTATTAAGAGTTGTTGCCAAGTAAAAATAGACCAAGACCAATATCGATATCAAATATAGATCTCTATCTGTTGTTCTTAAAATTTAAacgaaaatttcaaaataaataaaaaatatctattCAATTTAAGCTATAAATAATGAAAATCCTGGTAAGCTTTAGGCCACTTAATCATTGGTATTTTGcccaaacaaaaacatattttacacAGA from Mytilus edulis chromosome 7, xbMytEdul2.2, whole genome shotgun sequence encodes the following:
- the LOC139482031 gene encoding uncharacterized protein isoform X1: MTMNQIKFVLTSCLLIFSKIQDVYSITVQINQNISGVIDESGTQIKCSFTRRNVIKIFAIEFKAENETVVTILPDDKPRFTSKGQYLEERVTVMNISKDSTEAILTFVNLTCMDQINYSCSVVYLDQNSKTERRNSGMSTLFVKVPPSKPYVLTIVSSLKDPTTTPTTLENTTNPHVTARQNRFKTTVSPIISNQHTTNDGQLNHEPSINSTKLQIGDKITFLCTGNVGNSPGVFIWQKYRHGENPTNYTNITTTIQEISDMCSYNGTSTLTIQVTARDNQAIIRCIVNSSLAQPNVFIDTIPLEVQSPDYDTTIESLQTTLVTTIDNTVSDSTNQPEVHSASGNIVISVCVGIGVLLLVIIAICCFYKRKGEKKDSRYQVTEKSNISQSKQTIHFKQVSSADSYEKIPLKIDTGKETTTVDIDDIKKQNMVYIETHEKDDENKFSTFRRNSASQHKEYAQVNETDKTQHLNNTQTQKNSIQKGM
- the LOC139482031 gene encoding uncharacterized protein isoform X2; translated protein: MTMNQIKFVLTSCLLIFSKIQDVYSITVQINQNISGVIDESGTQIKCSFTRRNVIKIFAIEFKAENETVVTILPDDKPRFTSKGQYLEERVTVMNISKDSTEAILTFVNLTCMDQINYSCSVVYLDQNSKTERRNSGMSTLFVKVPPSKPYVLTIVSSLKDPTTTPTTLENTTNPHVTARQNRFKTTVSPIISNQHTTNDGQLNHEPSINSTKLQIGDKITFLCTGNVGNSPGVFIWQKYRHGENPTNYTNITTTIQEISDMCSYNGTSTLTIQVTARDNQAIIRCIVNSSLAQPNVFIDTIPLEVQSPDYDTTIESLQTTLVTTIDNTVSDSTNQPEVHSASGNIVISVCVGIGVLLLVIIAICCFYKRKGEKKDSRYQVTEKSNISQSKQTIHFKQVSSADSYEKIPLKIDTGKETTTVDIDDIKKQNMVYIETHEKDDENKFST
- the LOC139482031 gene encoding uncharacterized protein isoform X3; its protein translation is MTMNQIKFVLTSCLLIFSKIQDVYSITVQINQNISGVIDESGTQIKCSFTRRNVIKIFAIEFKAENETVVTILPDDKPRFTSKGQYLEERVTVMNISKDSTEAILTFVNLTCMDQINYSCSVVYLDQNSKTERRNSGMSTLFVKVPPSKPYVLTIVSSLKDPTTTPTTLENTTNPHVTARQNRFKTTVSPIISNQHTTNDGQLNHEPSINSTKLQIGDKITFLCTGNVGNSPGVFIWQKYRHGENPTNYTNITTTIQEISDMCSYNGTSTLTIQVTARDNQAIIRCIVNSSLAQPNVFIDTIPLEVQSPDYDTTIESLQTTLVTTIDNTVSDSTNQPEVHSASGNIVISVCVGIGVLLLVIIAICCFYKRKGEK